From the Trifolium pratense cultivar HEN17-A07 linkage group LG4, ARS_RC_1.1, whole genome shotgun sequence genome, the window tgatgtaattttatttaCCACAGTCAAAATAAAGTTACCAACATAACAACCAATTGCAGATGAAAACATAGATAACCCCATTCCCAAGCTTTCCAACCCATTTGGTGTTTCTGATGTAAAGAACTTCATTTGTGCTACATTCACAAAAGCTTCTGCCACTCCTAAAAGCATATATTGTGGTATCAACCAAAATATGCTTAAAGAACTCGTCTCTTCGCTATCGTTGCTAGCAAACTCGAGTCTTTTCCTCTCTACCAAACCAGCGACAATCAACGTTATTGTTGCTATAGAGAATCCAATGCCGATACTTTGTAGCTCACTAGGAAGTTTTGGAGATTTTTTCGTCAATTTCATGTATAGTGGAATGATAAGAACgtcaaataatatgataaatgTTGACGTGTTCATGATATTGAATGCTGTCATGCTGGAAGGAGGGATTTGAAACTTGAAAAAAGTTCTATCCATTGTTGAACCTTGTTCAAGAAATAGTGAAAGCATTTGTATAAAGACACTAGAAGAGAAGATGGTACAGATCCATATTGGTAACACTCTTAAAATATATTTCGCCCTTTCACTTTGTGTTACATTGCTAAAATTCCATGTGTATGGTTTTTGGCCTTTACCTAGCAACATTCCAGTTGCCTCATCAAAGACAATAGCAGCTCTATCAAGAAACCTGTTTGTTACAAAGACAAAATGAATAAGGGAAATTTGGTGACTGTgtaataagttagcttatataTGTTAAGAGACATACCTGAGGCCATTTGTGTGATGTATACTTCTGACACAATTATCATCCCTTTGAATATCATAGTCTCTTTCTCCAATTGAGTGTATTTGAAATTTCATTTTCCTCAAAAGGGACATAATTACTTGTTTAAACTTAGAGAAAGGGTTTCCAAAAGTTTTATTGTGTCTATATCTAAGAGTTCCACTCAACAAAACAAGAAAGGAAACAGTTGCACAACTAGTACATATCCAAAATCCCATCACCCAATGTCCTGTAGTTTCTATATAAGCCAATATAGTCTCAGCAACCAAAGATCCCAAATTCAATGCAACATAGAAGTAGCCATAAATTAAGGCCTTGGATCTTTGTTCTTTAGGTTCTTCCTCATCAAATTGATCAGCACCAAGTATTGGTAATGCAGGGTCAGAAACTCCACTTCCTAGGGCTATTAAGTATATTGATAGGTAAAATAGTGGAAACTGATCTTGTCTATCTGATTCAAATAGCACTCCTATTTGTTCACAACCATGAGGTAAAAAGAAGTGAGTTGACAAAGATAATACCACCAAACCCTGCATAAAAGCAAAGAAAAACTGAACTTTAGCATAGATATTGTTATATCAACTTTGTATCAACAAGAAGGAATTCTTCATAGTTATTGGTTCTCTCCTCTTAGATTTGCAAGGTTTCAtagaatattatatattataagatTTTCACATTGGACGAGATATGACCTATATAAGAAAAGTGTTTATACGTGGTGGACAGTACTCGTTAGTCAGTTTTCTAAGTGTTGAGTTAGACCTAATCTAAATTTTAAGATAAACCGTACTTTTAGCCCCTTAACTTTCagaaacttgcgattttggcctcttaactttcataataacGTTTCTAGCCGTTTAATTTTAGCCTTTTTTGCAAAAGACCGGCCCCCATTGATTTTGATCAAGTCAACATGGGACGGTGACTCACATGTCACATCAGCATGTCATGTGAGTCACTGTTCACATGTGTGTTGAATTGGTCAAAATCAATATGGTCAACCTTTTGCAAAAGAGGCTAAAATTAGGGGGCTAAAAGtgttattataaaagttaaggggtcaaaattgcaaatttataaaagttaagggcccaaaagtgcaatttagtcAAAAGATGATAttatagcttatgcaatatCCATTGGCTTATTCGCTATTGACCACTCGGGTTATGCTCTAAATATCTAGTCTGACACGTGGGAGGGAGTGTTAAGAATGTCTGAATTGTACTATATTATTGTAATCTGTGTTGGAGTATCTCTGGTATTCTCTGtatatatcaatttcttttgcTAGTAAATAAAGAAGTTCTGATTACCATGTTGATTACTTACTATGATGAGCACAAATTGGAATAAAATGCAAGTGAGGTATCTTCCTAAGTATGAATCACTAAGAAAAGCTCCAATTAAAGAGAAGAAATAGGTAGTTCCCATCCATAAGCCAAAAGTGTTTGCAGCTTCAACATTAGTCTGTTTTAATACTAACTTTGAGAAGAGAACCAAATTTGCCTCCACTCCTGAGAAAGCCAATGCAATCAATCCTTGATTCACTGTcacaattttaaaattagtaaagataaaaatattaatataggCCCTGGATAAACAGATTAATTCATTTATAACATGTATAAGTTTCTCttttaaagattttaaagaTTCAGTATTTAGCTTAAGAACCGACTAATTCGAGCGACAATAAAAAGACAACTTATCAATATTCATAATTACATGGTGTGGCTACCTAACAACAATGTAGCACTACTCCATCCACCTGTGCTGTCTTTCATAGCTAGTTTTCCATAAAAATCAACTGTCCCATCACTTGTGTAAGAAGTGAAACTCCCCTCTTCCTGATGCTCATAAACTTCAACAACCTATTCAAATTTGAACATTTCAACTGTCATTTTACAAAACACTTATTGATTAATTTGAACATTAACAAGAACTGTATATATGgtcaaccaaaataaaattcagaacaaATATGTCACTGATTGATATAAAGAAAACATGACAAATATTTATCACCAATAATCAATTAgttaattatgaaaattatctTCCTCTTTGCTGTCTCTCTTAGCCTGCTGAATTTCCCttcttcatcaaagatgtagccGCGACAGTGGGTGGTGTGCGACTGTTGGTGCTAGCCACCCGCATCACCTCATAACCAGTTTTGCCGCTCCGATAGTTTCTAGTCGTTGTTGAAGTTCACAGTTGCCTATTCTGTCTGGCGCTGTTTTGATTCCGACAGACAGTGGTTGGTTGTTGCTTCTGAAACGTGGGCTTCAATTTTTAAATCTGAGTTTCACATCTGGTTGTCTGATTTCGCTCCCGTATTGGTGGTCGAATTCAGTTGTCTTTTGTTACAAAAGAGCCTTTTGCTTGTTGATGTTCTTTGTAGGGACTTGTGGTATTATATTACTGTGTTGGCAGCCGAATCATTTGCCAATTATTAAACTCTTGGGCTGATTTTTTATGGGTGCTTGTTTGttgattagaattttttttctacccttACATTTAACCCTACATTTAACCCTTTACCTCTACAAACAATCCAATATTTCTATTTGACccttttggaaaaaaaaaaaaagagttttgaaCAATTAACTACGGTTTAACCGTGGCTAATCTGAACATTTTTCGGAACACCTTTCTATGTTTTTCGGTAATAAGTGTAAACCGAAACGGTTGGGAACAAGAGTTCTAGTAAAAGTTAGCCACGGTTAAACCGTGGCAAAAACTAAAATCTGAAAAAGTTGAAAAACACAATCCAAAACAGCAACACAAAGACTCTTTTAATATTCATGTTATGGAGAATTCTCTCGGTGAGGTTTCGAGACTccttttttatgatttttttgggACTTGTATGTCTAGGAATATTCGTTTGACTCCGTAGTTcttttctaccaaaaaataaaacacgaGTGACATCAAGTTCGGttcaaatttacaaaaattaatacCGACAATGTAATATACCACATTGTATTGAACACTTATATTGATCAATGAAAATGTTATAAGttcattttcttcaacaataaaaaataaaatttgatgcacgtaatcaaaatcaaacaatgaGGATGATAATAATGTCATTCAATTACGTTGAAAGTGCGTACTCATTTGTTAATAAAGATGGCCAAAAGACTCAAAAAAGAGGCCGCAACGAGATTAACCAAGGAAAACTACTCCAACATTATCAGCtactaaaagaaaaactaatagAAGTTAGATAAGACTGGTATAAAAAACAAAGGACCACCTAAATTATACAATGGTTACCAACATATAAGCGCAACGATTAGGGTGCAACGATTAGTTTCACGATATGTGTGTTTAATCCGAGTCTTCCAATCTATACGAAGAATTGAAGATTTCTTATCCGGCGAACAATACTCCAGAAACCCAAGTCTCTTAACATACTTCAAACCTTCAAGAAACCCCACAATTTAGCAACACCTCTAATTTACGTATGTGTACTGTTGCTCACCTCACTAACATTCATGGCTGCCTTATAAATTTGTGCGATAGCACAAATATTCGGCTagctttatttatatatataaaaaaaaaacacttatgcATTGAGTAATAGAAACAGGAGGAGAaatgatgtaccaaaaaataaaatagaaacaggagaaattttagtaaaaaaaaaaaaaaagaaacaggaGAAATAATAAGATGATGGAGATCATCGAATTCGATATACATTACAACAATgtcaatagaaaaataatttttttaaaaaaaaaacagtttttttttgtttgtttttggacTCACCTGAAactttaaatcttttttatttccaTCCATTGTTACACACTGCACAAGAGAGGGTCGGTCCC encodes:
- the LOC123920222 gene encoding protein NRT1/ PTR FAMILY 7.3-like isoform X2; the encoded protein is MLVVEVYEHQEEGSFTSYTSDGTVDFYGKLAMKDSTGGWSSATLLLVNQGLIALAFSGVEANLVLFSKLVLKQTNVEAANTFGLWMGTTYFFSLIGAFLSDSYLGRYLTCILFQFVLIIGLVVLSLSTHFFLPHGCEQIGVLFESDRQDQFPLFYLSIYLIALGSGVSDPALPILGADQFDEEEPKEQRSKALIYGYFYVALNLGSLVAETILAYIETTGHWVMGFWICTSCATVSFLVLLSGTLRYRHNKTFGNPFSKFKQVIMSLLRKMKFQIHSIGERDYDIQRDDNCVRSIHHTNGLRFLDRAAIVFDEATGMLLGKGQKPYTWNFSNVTQSERAKYILRVLPIWICTIFSSSVFIQMLSLFLEQGSTMDRTFFKFQIPPSSMTAFNIMNTSTFIILFDVLIIPLYMKLTKKSPKLPSELQSIGIGFSIATITLIVAGLVERKRLEFASNDSEETSSLSIFWLIPQYMLLGVAEAFVNVAQMKFFTSETPNGLESLGMGLSMFSSAIGCYVGNFILTVVNKITSSDNKGQHGWVSPNLNDGHLDRFFFLTAFLIIIDLIVYIVCAKRYKGKL
- the LOC123920222 gene encoding protein NRT1/ PTR FAMILY 7.3-like isoform X1 codes for the protein MDGNKKDLKFQVVEVYEHQEEGSFTSYTSDGTVDFYGKLAMKDSTGGWSSATLLLVNQGLIALAFSGVEANLVLFSKLVLKQTNVEAANTFGLWMGTTYFFSLIGAFLSDSYLGRYLTCILFQFVLIIGLVVLSLSTHFFLPHGCEQIGVLFESDRQDQFPLFYLSIYLIALGSGVSDPALPILGADQFDEEEPKEQRSKALIYGYFYVALNLGSLVAETILAYIETTGHWVMGFWICTSCATVSFLVLLSGTLRYRHNKTFGNPFSKFKQVIMSLLRKMKFQIHSIGERDYDIQRDDNCVRSIHHTNGLRFLDRAAIVFDEATGMLLGKGQKPYTWNFSNVTQSERAKYILRVLPIWICTIFSSSVFIQMLSLFLEQGSTMDRTFFKFQIPPSSMTAFNIMNTSTFIILFDVLIIPLYMKLTKKSPKLPSELQSIGIGFSIATITLIVAGLVERKRLEFASNDSEETSSLSIFWLIPQYMLLGVAEAFVNVAQMKFFTSETPNGLESLGMGLSMFSSAIGCYVGNFILTVVNKITSSDNKGQHGWVSPNLNDGHLDRFFFLTAFLIIIDLIVYIVCAKRYKGKL
- the LOC123920222 gene encoding protein NRT1/ PTR FAMILY 7.3-like isoform X3, whose product is MKDSTGGWSSATLLLVNQGLIALAFSGVEANLVLFSKLVLKQTNVEAANTFGLWMGTTYFFSLIGAFLSDSYLGRYLTCILFQFVLIIGLVVLSLSTHFFLPHGCEQIGVLFESDRQDQFPLFYLSIYLIALGSGVSDPALPILGADQFDEEEPKEQRSKALIYGYFYVALNLGSLVAETILAYIETTGHWVMGFWICTSCATVSFLVLLSGTLRYRHNKTFGNPFSKFKQVIMSLLRKMKFQIHSIGERDYDIQRDDNCVRSIHHTNGLRFLDRAAIVFDEATGMLLGKGQKPYTWNFSNVTQSERAKYILRVLPIWICTIFSSSVFIQMLSLFLEQGSTMDRTFFKFQIPPSSMTAFNIMNTSTFIILFDVLIIPLYMKLTKKSPKLPSELQSIGIGFSIATITLIVAGLVERKRLEFASNDSEETSSLSIFWLIPQYMLLGVAEAFVNVAQMKFFTSETPNGLESLGMGLSMFSSAIGCYVGNFILTVVNKITSSDNKGQHGWVSPNLNDGHLDRFFFLTAFLIIIDLIVYIVCAKRYKGKL